From one Luteipulveratus mongoliensis genomic stretch:
- a CDS encoding MFS transporter, with product MTTTETSSAGPDVPGSPGSPAAPARLLSAAYLPFAVGAVSLVTLGAFENRATGTVLPVVAHELDGLALFGAASAAPMITYVVATAIAGALSDRGGPTRVLRIGAATFAVGQLLASLAPTMVVFVLGRLLSGFAEAFLDIGLTVLIARALPESLRAKVFATFAAAWVLPSLLGPSIAGLIADHVGWRAVFLLAVILLVPSFALLVPSMRRTPVEPLGTWSDRQRTVARSAAGAAALLAVLTATGSAAGTTWAVVALAAMLAALTSLVLLVRRVLPSGTLTGSTGIPAVTASRGLAAAAFGTAGSFLPLMLTTTRGLSPALAGITLTLTGVFWATGSFVHSLDVVQARLAPTLRLRIGFGAITTGLIGPALIAIDVLPLVPGLALWALSGLGMGVVSPTLSTQMLALSKHGDEGANSAASNMAASLAGAVGAAVGGALIATQADDLAGWVFTAIIGVAVLMGALGFRFAPQAGVRPPAPVD from the coding sequence GTGACCACGACCGAGACCTCTTCCGCCGGCCCTGACGTGCCCGGCTCACCCGGCTCGCCCGCCGCACCCGCCCGCCTGCTGTCCGCGGCGTACCTGCCGTTCGCAGTTGGCGCGGTCTCCCTCGTCACGCTCGGCGCCTTCGAGAACCGCGCCACGGGCACGGTGCTCCCCGTCGTCGCCCATGAGCTCGACGGGTTGGCGCTGTTCGGAGCCGCGAGCGCCGCGCCCATGATCACGTACGTCGTCGCCACCGCCATCGCGGGCGCGCTCAGTGACCGTGGCGGACCGACCAGAGTGCTGCGGATCGGTGCGGCAACGTTCGCGGTCGGCCAGCTGCTGGCAAGCCTCGCGCCGACGATGGTCGTGTTCGTCCTCGGCCGGCTGCTGTCCGGGTTCGCGGAGGCGTTCCTCGACATCGGACTCACGGTGCTGATTGCACGCGCCCTGCCGGAGTCGTTGCGCGCCAAGGTGTTTGCCACGTTCGCGGCGGCCTGGGTACTGCCGTCACTGCTCGGCCCGTCCATCGCCGGGCTGATCGCCGACCATGTCGGCTGGCGAGCCGTCTTCCTCCTGGCGGTGATCCTCCTCGTGCCCTCGTTCGCACTGCTGGTGCCGTCCATGCGTCGTACGCCGGTGGAGCCTCTCGGCACGTGGTCCGACCGTCAGCGCACGGTGGCCCGCAGCGCGGCAGGGGCGGCTGCGCTCCTTGCCGTCCTCACGGCGACCGGGTCGGCTGCGGGCACCACGTGGGCGGTCGTCGCCCTCGCGGCCATGCTCGCGGCGCTCACCAGTCTCGTGCTGCTCGTACGCCGGGTGCTCCCCTCAGGCACGCTGACCGGCTCCACCGGCATCCCAGCCGTCACCGCGTCGCGCGGGCTGGCGGCGGCCGCGTTCGGCACGGCCGGATCGTTCCTCCCGCTGATGCTGACGACCACGCGCGGGCTGAGCCCGGCCCTGGCCGGCATCACGCTGACGCTCACCGGCGTGTTCTGGGCGACCGGCTCGTTCGTGCACAGTCTCGATGTCGTGCAGGCCCGGTTGGCGCCGACGTTGCGGCTGCGCATCGGGTTCGGGGCGATCACCACAGGGCTCATCGGGCCGGCACTCATCGCGATCGATGTGCTGCCGCTGGTGCCCGGCCTGGCCCTGTGGGCACTGTCTGGCCTCGGCATGGGTGTCGTATCGCCGACACTCTCCACGCAGATGCTCGCGCTGTCGAAACACGGCGACGAGGGCGCCAACAGCGCGGCCTCGAACATGGCCGCCTCGCTCGCCGGCGCGGTCGGTGCAGCAGTCGGTGGCGCACTGATCGCCACCCAGGCCGACGACCTGGCCGGCTGGGTCTTCACCGCCATCATCGGCGTCGCCGTGCTGATGGGAGCCCTCGGCTTCCGCTTCGCCCCACAAGCCGGCGTACGCCCGCCCGCGCCAGTCGACTAG
- a CDS encoding glycosyl hydrolase family 95 catalytic domain-containing protein, giving the protein MTHESKLPSPSRRDLLKLGGLGAALSLGGLPAFAPRAAAVVRPAEAGLVPDSAATTLWYRAPGSVPKILEEGLPVGNGRLGALVTSDPAADTLYVTDATLWTGGLNDSLQSDGQFSYETTNFGTLSMLAKATVEVPGHTSTAIADYQRQLDLSNGFVSARYTAKGVTYRRDVYVSHPDDVLVIRLTQSGGGSYTGSVALAGTHGESTTAAGKVATFGGTLGNGLRYGAALTAVSKTGTIATDGSRVTFTGCEEVLILIAGGTNYVPNPKTQFKNPGLDPVSVSRGKVADAAAVSASHLLATHVADYRRLYDASTVNLGASTPAQRALDTPTRLATRAEAGATPDPELEASYLQFGRYLTITGSRDSVPTNLQGLWLDRNDPDWMADYHTDINLQMNYWLPDRAGLGGCFDAFADYCVSQLPCWTSNTQKLFNDSRNRFRNTSGKVAGWTTAISTNIFGGNGWWWHPAGSAWLCHSLFEHYQFTQDKAYLRKIYPLLKGACEFWESRLVTTTVDGKEVLVDDHDWSPEHGPEDTRGNTYSQELVWELFREFAEAAKVLGRDASYARTVDGLRAKLYLPAVSPTSGWFEEWMSPDNLGETTHRHLSPLIGLHPGDRITADTSPPELLTGVRSLLTARGMNSFGWAMAWRGLCWARLKDADKAYQAVLTVMKPSVDFSNGAAINFFDMYSFGDRSTFQIDANYGTPTAMLEMLVYSRPGVIELLPATPDAWRSGHAKGLGARGGFVVDLDWSDGQVSRVTIHSIGGTSTALRVGAWSKQIRLARGRSVTITPPRHA; this is encoded by the coding sequence ATGACCCACGAGTCCAAGCTGCCCTCCCCCTCACGGCGAGACCTGCTCAAGCTCGGCGGCCTCGGCGCTGCCCTGTCCCTCGGCGGCCTGCCCGCCTTCGCGCCGCGGGCCGCCGCCGTCGTACGACCGGCCGAGGCCGGCCTCGTACCCGACAGCGCGGCGACCACGCTCTGGTACCGCGCACCCGGCTCCGTCCCGAAGATCCTCGAAGAGGGGCTGCCCGTGGGCAACGGCCGGCTCGGCGCGCTGGTCACCAGCGATCCGGCGGCCGACACGCTCTACGTCACGGACGCGACCCTCTGGACGGGGGGCCTGAACGACTCACTGCAGTCGGACGGCCAGTTCTCTTACGAGACAACGAATTTCGGCACCCTGTCCATGCTTGCGAAGGCAACGGTCGAGGTGCCTGGCCACACGAGCACCGCCATCGCCGACTACCAACGGCAGCTCGATCTCAGCAACGGTTTCGTCTCCGCCCGATACACGGCGAAGGGCGTGACCTACCGCCGCGACGTCTACGTCAGCCATCCGGACGACGTCCTCGTCATCCGGCTCACGCAGTCCGGCGGCGGCAGCTACACCGGCAGCGTCGCCTTGGCCGGCACGCACGGCGAGTCCACCACCGCGGCCGGCAAGGTTGCGACGTTCGGCGGCACGCTGGGCAACGGTTTGCGCTACGGCGCGGCCCTGACGGCAGTTAGCAAGACCGGCACCATTGCGACCGATGGCTCGCGGGTGACGTTCACCGGTTGCGAGGAAGTCCTGATCCTCATCGCGGGCGGCACCAACTACGTGCCGAACCCCAAGACCCAGTTCAAGAACCCCGGCCTCGATCCCGTGTCGGTCTCCCGCGGCAAGGTCGCTGACGCCGCCGCGGTGTCGGCATCCCACCTGCTCGCCACCCATGTGGCGGACTACCGGCGGCTGTACGACGCCTCGACCGTCAACCTCGGAGCCTCGACTCCGGCGCAGCGCGCCTTGGACACGCCCACACGACTCGCGACCCGAGCGGAGGCGGGGGCGACGCCGGACCCCGAGCTGGAGGCGTCGTACCTGCAGTTCGGGCGCTACCTGACGATCACGGGCTCACGGGACAGCGTGCCGACCAACCTGCAGGGACTGTGGCTGGACCGCAACGACCCCGACTGGATGGCCGACTACCACACCGACATCAACCTGCAGATGAACTACTGGCTGCCCGACCGGGCCGGCCTCGGCGGGTGCTTCGACGCGTTCGCCGACTACTGCGTCTCCCAGTTGCCCTGCTGGACGTCGAACACGCAGAAGCTCTTCAACGACAGCCGCAACAGGTTCCGCAACACCAGTGGCAAGGTCGCCGGCTGGACCACGGCGATCTCGACCAACATCTTCGGCGGCAACGGTTGGTGGTGGCACCCGGCCGGCAGCGCGTGGCTGTGCCACTCGTTGTTCGAGCACTACCAGTTCACCCAGGACAAGGCCTACCTCCGCAAGATCTACCCGCTGCTCAAAGGCGCCTGCGAGTTCTGGGAGAGCCGCCTCGTCACGACCACGGTCGACGGCAAGGAGGTGCTCGTCGACGACCACGACTGGTCACCGGAGCACGGGCCTGAGGACACCCGCGGCAACACCTACTCCCAAGAGCTGGTCTGGGAGCTGTTCCGCGAATTTGCAGAAGCAGCAAAGGTTCTCGGCCGCGACGCGAGCTACGCCCGGACGGTCGACGGACTCCGCGCCAAGCTCTATCTCCCGGCCGTCAGCCCGACGAGCGGCTGGTTCGAGGAGTGGATGTCGCCCGACAACCTCGGCGAGACGACCCATCGGCACCTGTCGCCACTCATCGGTCTGCACCCCGGCGACCGGATCACCGCCGACACCTCACCGCCCGAGCTGCTCACCGGCGTACGCAGCCTGCTGACCGCGCGCGGCATGAACAGCTTCGGGTGGGCGATGGCCTGGCGTGGCCTGTGCTGGGCGCGCCTGAAGGACGCCGACAAGGCCTACCAAGCGGTCCTCACCGTGATGAAGCCGTCGGTCGACTTCAGCAACGGCGCGGCCATCAACTTCTTCGACATGTACTCCTTCGGCGACCGATCGACGTTCCAGATCGATGCCAACTACGGCACGCCGACCGCGATGCTCGAGATGCTCGTCTACTCCCGGCCTGGAGTGATCGAGCTGCTGCCTGCCACGCCGGACGCGTGGCGGTCCGGCCACGCCAAGGGCCTCGGCGCCCGAGGTGGCTTCGTCGTCGACCTCGACTGGAGCGACGGGCAGGTCAGCCGCGTGACCATTCACAGCATCGGCGGCACCTCGACCGCCCTGCGAGTTGGCGCGTGGTCCAAGCAGATACGGCTGGCACGCGGACGTTCGGTGACCATCACGCCGCCGCGCCACGCCTGA
- a CDS encoding response regulator transcription factor: MADEPPTGNASDTAERTPPTRQQRRGLGDLLGSDLTANLYLMLLQSPTMTEVELISQGEDPEEVSLALRALEAGRLVRYIEPGRWAVLPPERALASYATRLEERARTVRSSMTGLTRLHETISAAQAEDEMPFGVHLLRSIDGIQKATNELLAGARESFVSMRRGSPRVLQLLDDSLNSPEEPTLNAEGHQLQVRTTFDSSLLEHPNLHAAVEARSRVGDQIRFYSRVPFTATVSDEGVTVVDIDNPDGSTAGLRITHPGVSASIKRVIDSTWQMGVPWRGSADLAQQPTAALDTKDLDILTLLTSGAADATIARQLGISQRTVERRVRRMLDLLNAETRFQAGVQACKRGWI, translated from the coding sequence ATGGCCGACGAGCCCCCGACCGGAAACGCGAGCGACACCGCAGAGCGCACCCCGCCAACGCGCCAGCAGCGGCGTGGCCTCGGTGACCTGCTGGGCAGCGACCTGACCGCCAACCTCTACCTCATGCTCCTGCAGAGCCCGACCATGACCGAGGTCGAGCTGATCTCGCAGGGCGAGGATCCCGAGGAGGTCTCTCTCGCGCTACGTGCGCTGGAGGCGGGGCGGCTGGTCCGGTACATCGAGCCCGGACGCTGGGCCGTGCTCCCGCCGGAGCGTGCTCTCGCGTCGTACGCCACCCGCCTCGAGGAGCGCGCGCGGACCGTGCGCTCTTCGATGACCGGCCTGACTCGCCTGCACGAGACCATCTCCGCTGCGCAAGCCGAGGACGAGATGCCGTTCGGGGTGCACCTGCTGCGCTCGATCGACGGGATCCAGAAGGCGACGAACGAGCTCCTGGCCGGCGCGCGCGAGAGCTTCGTGTCGATGCGTCGGGGTTCGCCGCGGGTCCTGCAGCTGCTGGATGACTCGTTGAACTCTCCCGAGGAGCCGACGTTGAACGCCGAGGGGCACCAGCTCCAGGTGCGGACGACCTTCGACTCGTCCCTGCTCGAGCACCCCAACTTGCACGCGGCCGTGGAGGCACGCAGCCGCGTCGGCGACCAGATCCGGTTCTACAGCCGGGTGCCGTTCACCGCGACCGTCTCCGACGAGGGCGTCACCGTGGTCGACATCGACAACCCCGACGGCAGCACCGCCGGCCTGCGCATCACCCACCCGGGCGTGAGCGCATCGATCAAGCGAGTGATCGACTCCACCTGGCAGATGGGTGTGCCGTGGCGTGGCAGCGCCGACCTCGCTCAGCAACCGACAGCCGCGCTGGACACCAAGGACCTCGACATCCTGACCCTGCTGACGAGCGGCGCCGCCGACGCCACGATCGCGCGCCAGCTGGGGATCTCGCAGCGCACCGTCGAGCGTCGGGTACGCCGGATGCTCGATCTCCTCAACGCAGAGACCCGCTTTCAGGCCGGCGTCCAGGCCTGCAAGCGCGGCTGGATCTGA
- a CDS encoding HelD family protein: MTAQQTGAPGIPPEVAAEIELEQAHVDRVYSELRKAGDRVSLVEAEGLARGRTDRTGVARDEEITGLFERDALMFSAGKRRASLEQQYEGLVFGRLDLEHQDGRELRYIGRIGVRDDDYEPLVIDWRAPAASAFYRATPVEPMDVLRRRVLRCRDAVVIGVEDDLMVAEAPDDLVIVGDGALMAALIRTRGAQMRDIVATIQRHQDEAIRASARGITEITGGPGTGKTVVALHRAAYLLYSDRRRYESGGILVVGPSSAYTAYIERVLPSLGEDTVTLRSLGDVVDGTTAARLDEPEAARVKGSLTIRQVLSRAARDLPPEAPDQLRTMVAGQPVRLDRQQLQQIRRRVLRNHQHNLAHDAVVEALGDAAWLQVRPHVASLEKAEFIDRFEDHLEVEAFVREWWRPIDPREVLLWLADDRRIARYTQGILSEADARVLRQSMVEALESSTWSVADAALIDDVSLRLGIVQERPREEAGFYQIEEMGNLSEYGVTEVEVAGSRAQTADVTFERNPTDARERLLAGRIAKSEDYAHVLVDEAQDLSPMQWRMVGRRGRYASWTVVGDAAQSSWPDEAESTAAREDAFGTKPRQRFQMTTNYRNAREIFDYAAEVIRREVPGADIPDAVRETGVDPVVTRVAGSAVADAALDATKLLLDEVEGAIAVIAPARWRPHLQHVADLAPERAMLIDPMSTKGLEYDATVVVDPPEITRESPGGIRVLYVALTRAAHRMTVLEVQP; encoded by the coding sequence GTGACTGCACAACAGACCGGCGCGCCGGGAATTCCACCGGAAGTAGCCGCCGAGATCGAGCTGGAGCAGGCCCACGTCGACCGGGTCTACTCCGAGCTCCGCAAAGCTGGTGACCGAGTCAGCCTGGTCGAGGCCGAGGGTCTGGCGCGAGGGCGTACAGATCGCACAGGAGTCGCGCGGGACGAGGAGATCACTGGTCTCTTCGAGCGCGATGCGTTGATGTTCAGCGCCGGCAAGCGCCGCGCGTCGTTGGAGCAGCAGTACGAGGGTCTCGTCTTCGGGCGGCTGGACCTAGAACACCAGGACGGTCGCGAGCTGCGCTATATCGGCCGCATCGGGGTTCGTGACGACGACTACGAGCCGCTGGTCATCGACTGGCGAGCACCGGCCGCGTCGGCGTTCTACCGGGCCACGCCCGTCGAGCCCATGGACGTGCTGCGCCGGCGCGTCCTGCGCTGCCGGGACGCCGTCGTCATCGGTGTCGAGGACGACCTCATGGTCGCCGAGGCTCCCGACGACCTGGTCATCGTCGGCGACGGCGCGCTGATGGCCGCGCTCATTCGTACGCGTGGGGCACAGATGCGCGACATCGTCGCCACCATCCAGCGCCACCAGGACGAAGCGATCCGGGCCAGCGCGCGCGGTATCACCGAGATCACCGGCGGACCCGGCACCGGCAAGACGGTCGTCGCGCTGCACCGTGCGGCCTACCTCCTCTACTCCGACCGCCGCCGCTACGAGAGCGGCGGGATCCTCGTGGTCGGACCGTCGTCGGCCTACACCGCCTACATCGAGCGTGTGCTGCCCTCACTCGGTGAGGACACCGTCACCCTCCGCTCGCTCGGCGATGTCGTGGACGGTACGACGGCCGCTCGCCTGGACGAGCCGGAGGCGGCTCGCGTCAAGGGCTCCCTGACCATCCGCCAGGTGCTCTCGCGCGCAGCGCGTGACCTGCCTCCCGAGGCCCCGGACCAGCTGCGCACGATGGTTGCCGGACAGCCCGTACGGCTGGATCGTCAACAGCTGCAACAGATTCGGCGTCGAGTGCTGCGCAACCACCAGCACAACCTCGCCCACGACGCGGTCGTCGAGGCGCTGGGTGACGCGGCCTGGCTGCAGGTCCGCCCGCACGTCGCCAGCCTCGAGAAGGCTGAGTTCATCGACCGGTTCGAGGACCACCTCGAGGTCGAGGCGTTCGTCCGCGAGTGGTGGCGACCGATCGATCCGCGCGAGGTGCTGCTCTGGCTCGCGGACGACCGACGCATCGCGCGCTACACCCAGGGCATCCTCTCCGAGGCGGACGCGCGGGTGCTGCGGCAGTCAATGGTCGAGGCACTGGAGTCGAGCACGTGGAGTGTCGCGGACGCCGCGCTTATCGACGACGTCTCGCTCCGCCTCGGCATCGTGCAGGAGCGTCCGCGCGAGGAGGCCGGTTTCTATCAGATCGAGGAGATGGGCAACCTCTCCGAGTACGGCGTCACGGAGGTCGAGGTGGCGGGCTCACGAGCCCAGACCGCTGACGTGACCTTCGAGCGCAACCCGACCGACGCGCGAGAACGCTTGCTGGCCGGGCGGATTGCCAAGTCCGAGGACTACGCGCACGTGCTGGTCGACGAGGCGCAGGACCTCTCGCCGATGCAGTGGCGCATGGTGGGACGACGCGGCCGCTACGCCTCATGGACGGTGGTCGGCGACGCAGCCCAGTCGTCCTGGCCGGACGAGGCCGAGTCGACCGCGGCTCGCGAGGACGCGTTCGGCACCAAGCCGCGACAGCGTTTTCAGATGACGACCAACTACCGCAACGCCCGCGAGATCTTCGACTACGCCGCCGAGGTCATCCGTCGTGAGGTGCCGGGTGCGGACATCCCGGATGCCGTGCGCGAGACCGGTGTGGATCCGGTCGTGACGCGGGTGGCCGGATCGGCGGTCGCGGACGCGGCACTCGATGCGACCAAGCTCTTGCTGGACGAGGTCGAAGGAGCCATCGCGGTGATTGCACCGGCCCGCTGGCGCCCGCACCTGCAGCACGTGGCCGACCTTGCTCCTGAGCGGGCCATGCTCATCGACCCGATGTCGACCAAGGGTCTGGAGTACGACGCCACCGTCGTCGTCGATCCGCCCGAGATCACCCGGGAGTCGCCCGGTGGCATCCGGGTTCTCTACGTCGCGCTGACGCGCGCGGCCCACCGGATGACGGTGCTGGAGGTGCAGCCATGA
- the purD gene encoding phosphoribosylamine--glycine ligase, with protein MKILVIGTGAREHALVRGLAQDPDVEVVIAAPGNPGMALVADCRPLPMGVLDGAGIADLAEELGADLVVVGPEAPLVAGVADIVRERGIACFGPSGEAAQLEGSKAFAKEVMAAADVPTARAYVCDTPDQVLNALDATGAPYVVKDDGLAAGKGVVVTDDHEAAVAHAQSILDAGSSLVIEEYLDGPEVSLFCISDGTTVRALEPAQDFKRVGDNDEGPNTGGMGAYSPLNWAPDGLVEDVVRRVAQPTIDEMRRRGTPFAGVLYVGLALTPRGPRVVEFNARFGDPETQVVLARLKSPLGALLDAAARGQLADHPELTWSRDAAVTVVVASDGYPTAPRTGDAIAGLDDLVDAYVLHAGTAQDADGALVSAGGRVLSVVAVGQDLAQARQRAYAAVEQVELAGSHHRTDIALKAERGEITV; from the coding sequence GTGAAGATCCTTGTCATCGGCACTGGTGCTCGTGAGCACGCCCTCGTCCGCGGCCTGGCCCAGGACCCTGACGTCGAGGTGGTGATCGCCGCACCGGGCAACCCCGGCATGGCACTGGTCGCCGACTGCCGTCCTCTCCCGATGGGAGTGCTCGACGGGGCCGGCATCGCCGACCTCGCCGAGGAGCTCGGCGCGGACCTCGTCGTGGTCGGCCCCGAGGCGCCGCTGGTCGCCGGTGTCGCCGACATCGTCCGGGAGCGTGGCATCGCCTGCTTCGGTCCGTCGGGAGAAGCGGCCCAGCTCGAGGGCTCGAAGGCGTTCGCCAAGGAAGTCATGGCCGCGGCCGATGTGCCGACCGCCCGCGCGTACGTCTGCGACACCCCCGACCAGGTGCTCAACGCGCTCGACGCAACCGGTGCGCCGTACGTCGTGAAGGACGACGGACTGGCTGCCGGCAAGGGCGTCGTGGTGACCGACGACCACGAGGCCGCGGTCGCTCACGCGCAGTCGATCCTGGACGCCGGCTCGTCCCTCGTGATCGAGGAATACCTCGATGGCCCCGAGGTCTCGCTCTTCTGCATCTCGGACGGTACGACGGTGCGGGCGCTCGAGCCCGCGCAGGACTTCAAGCGGGTCGGCGACAACGACGAAGGGCCGAATACCGGTGGTATGGGCGCGTATTCGCCGCTCAACTGGGCGCCCGATGGCTTGGTCGAGGACGTCGTACGCCGGGTTGCGCAGCCGACCATCGATGAGATGCGTCGGCGTGGGACACCGTTCGCAGGTGTGCTCTACGTCGGGCTCGCGCTGACGCCGCGTGGCCCGCGAGTGGTCGAGTTCAACGCGCGGTTCGGTGACCCGGAGACGCAGGTCGTGCTGGCTCGCTTGAAGTCGCCGCTGGGCGCGCTGCTCGATGCGGCCGCACGCGGTCAGCTCGCCGACCACCCTGAGCTGACCTGGAGCCGTGATGCGGCCGTCACCGTCGTTGTCGCATCCGACGGCTACCCGACAGCACCGCGCACCGGCGACGCGATCGCGGGCTTGGACGACCTCGTCGACGCCTATGTCCTGCACGCCGGCACTGCGCAGGATGCGGACGGCGCCCTGGTGTCGGCCGGCGGCCGAGTGTTGTCCGTCGTCGCGGTGGGGCAGGACCTCGCGCAGGCGCGGCAGCGGGCGTACGCCGCGGTCGAGCAGGTCGAGCTCGCCGGCTCCCACCACCGCACCGACATCGCCCTCAAAGCCGAGCGCGGCGAGATCACCGTCTGA